The Pseudomonadota bacterium nucleotide sequence TCCATTGCAATAGCGAACTCGCGGTTCAGAATAACCGCGTTAACCTCGTCACTGCTTGAAAAACTCCAGAAGTCCATATTGGTGGAGCCCACTGTTGACCAGATACTGTCAATTACCAGAGTTTTCGCGTGAAGTAAGGCATTACGGCGCTTGTATAGATTCACCCCTGATTTCAAAAGATCGGAGTAATGATATTGTCCTGCATATTGGGCCAGA carries:
- a CDS encoding phospholipase D-like domain-containing protein, producing the protein LAQYAGQYHYSDLLKSGVNLYKRRNALLHAKTLVIDSIWSTVGSTNMDFWSFSSSDEVNAVILNREFAIAMEKMFARDLAESDQIRWEDWERRPLLLKIREWFSHLFSHWL